One genomic segment of Pseudomonas sp. p1(2021b) includes these proteins:
- a CDS encoding CopD family protein gives MLAFALPYTLHVLAALVWVGGMFFAWLVLRPATVAALEGPARLQLWVEVFRRFFGWVWLAVAVLAISGIGMLHMRFNGFETAPRYIQVMIGGAIVMFALFMRVQALLLPELRAAVQAQDWAAGASVLGRIRRMVGINLLVGMLVVAVASSRILV, from the coding sequence ATGCTTGCCTTTGCCCTGCCCTACACACTGCACGTCCTGGCAGCCCTGGTCTGGGTCGGCGGCATGTTCTTCGCCTGGCTGGTGCTGCGCCCGGCAACGGTTGCAGCGCTGGAGGGGCCAGCGCGGCTGCAGCTGTGGGTGGAAGTTTTCCGACGCTTCTTCGGATGGGTCTGGCTGGCAGTGGCAGTCCTGGCGATAAGTGGTATCGGGATGTTGCACATGCGGTTCAACGGCTTCGAGACGGCGCCCCGCTATATCCAGGTGATGATCGGCGGGGCGATCGTCATGTTTGCGTTGTTCATGCGGGTCCAGGCGCTCTTGCTGCCGGAACTGCGGGCGGCGGTGCAGGCCCAGGACTGGGCAGCGGGAGCGTCGGTGCTGGGGCGGATTCGACGGATGGTCGGGATCAACCTGTTGGTGGGAATGTTGGTCGTGGCAGTGGCAAGTTCTCGGATTCTGGTTTGA
- a CDS encoding collagen-like protein, whose amino-acid sequence MRKLMLWLALASPLAQAQSLEVAAHSVLRLPNKAGSVHLERLQVADSATLLLPATLTELKVDHLVLGRDARIAVTPAEKPLRIETGTAVLGQGSEITATGAPGTYERAARPGRDLDLRLNGLQAERLSIDARGGAGAPGYVGLDGANGKAGGCTWGQAGRGADGDDGGNGHDGASGGRIRLAVPAGFSQERIEVRLDGGAPGKPGAAGKAGLGGSSKGCLVYRTEAGANGRPGVAGQPGLAGAAGELILQRL is encoded by the coding sequence ATGCGTAAGTTGATGCTTTGGCTGGCGCTGGCCAGCCCCCTGGCCCAGGCCCAGAGCCTGGAAGTTGCCGCCCACTCGGTGCTGCGCCTGCCGAACAAGGCTGGCAGCGTGCACCTGGAACGGCTGCAGGTGGCGGACTCGGCGACCTTGCTGTTACCGGCGACACTGACCGAATTGAAAGTCGACCACCTGGTGCTGGGGCGCGATGCGCGGATTGCCGTCACCCCCGCCGAGAAGCCCTTGCGGATCGAGACCGGCACCGCCGTGCTGGGGCAGGGAAGCGAAATCACTGCCACCGGAGCGCCGGGTACCTACGAACGGGCCGCCCGGCCGGGGCGTGACCTGGACCTGCGCCTGAACGGCCTGCAGGCCGAGCGGTTGTCCATCGACGCCCGAGGCGGGGCCGGGGCGCCGGGCTATGTCGGGCTCGATGGCGCCAATGGCAAGGCCGGTGGTTGCACTTGGGGCCAGGCGGGCCGTGGCGCGGATGGCGACGATGGGGGCAACGGGCACGATGGTGCCTCGGGCGGCCGGATCCGCCTGGCTGTGCCGGCAGGGTTCTCGCAGGAACGTATCGAAGTTCGCCTGGATGGCGGCGCGCCCGGCAAGCCGGGGGCCGCTGGCAAGGCCGGGCTGGGTGGTAGCAGCAAAGGGTGCCTGGTCTACCGCACCGAGGCAGGGGCCAATGGACGGCCCGGCGTGGCTGGGCAGCCGGGGTTGGCCGGGGCTGCCGGAGAGCTGATTCTGCAGCGGTTGTAA
- a CDS encoding DUF1145 domain-containing protein: MKFILGLGKALTVVFWWVVLVNLFMPQPLPFNLLINAAGIVLLGLHCLEVLFFNGSLRGRSHRWFDRLQILLTGIFHVMSIPKPLEAPRHA; encoded by the coding sequence ATGAAATTCATCCTGGGCCTGGGCAAGGCCCTGACGGTGGTGTTCTGGTGGGTGGTGCTGGTGAATCTGTTCATGCCCCAGCCACTGCCGTTCAATTTGCTGATCAACGCTGCGGGCATCGTCCTGCTCGGGCTGCATTGCCTGGAGGTGTTGTTTTTCAACGGCAGCCTGCGCGGGCGCAGCCATCGCTGGTTCGATCGCTTGCAGATCCTGCTGACCGGCATTTTCCATGTGATGTCCATTCCCAAGCCCCTGGAGGCGCCCCGCCATGCGTAA
- the dinG gene encoding ATP-dependent DNA helicase DinG, with translation MISNELKATIQGAYSRFLEAKSLKPRYGQRLMIAEVAKVLGDIACDDEGRRAGEPAVVAVEAGTGTGKTVAYSLAAIPAAKAAGKRLVIATATVALQEQIVFKDLPDLMRSSGLNFSFALAKGRGRYLCLSKLDILLQEGHAQSATAQLFEEEGFRIEVDEKSQKLFNSMIEKLAGNRWDGDRDSWPEALEDQDWARLTTDHSQCTGRHCPNFQQCVFYKAREGMGKVDVIVTNHDMVLADLALGGGAVLPDPRDTLYVFDEGHHLPDKAIGHFAHYSRLRSTADWLEQTAKNLTKLLAQHPLPGDLGKLIEQVPELAREVRTQQQFMFTLCEQVADFRPGEDMEGRDRPRYRFEGGVVPEQIREVGIELKKGFARLNDLFTRLADLLKEGMDGEVNIGIASHQAEEWYPLFGSLVTRAQGNWELWTAFTAEDPEDSPPMARWLTLAESGALFDIEVNASPILAAEMLRRSLWNVAHGALVTSATLTALGKFDRFRMRSGLPRDAVTCVVPSPFVHGDAGLLRVPDLGADPRDVPGHTAAIIRELPKMLEEARGALVLFSSRKQMQDVFDGLDRDWRKLVLIQGNLSKQETLNKHKARVDDGQHSVLFGLASFAEGVDLPGAYCEHVVIAKIPFAVPDDPVEAALAEWIEARGGNPFMEIAVPDASLRLIQACGRLLRTEQDRGVITLLDRRLVTQRYGKAILNALPPFRREIS, from the coding sequence ATGATCAGCAACGAACTCAAAGCCACTATCCAGGGCGCCTATTCGCGTTTTCTCGAAGCCAAGAGCCTCAAGCCCCGCTACGGCCAGCGCCTGATGATCGCCGAAGTGGCCAAGGTCCTCGGCGACATCGCCTGTGACGACGAAGGGCGCCGTGCCGGTGAGCCCGCCGTGGTCGCGGTGGAGGCCGGTACCGGTACCGGCAAGACGGTCGCCTACAGCCTGGCCGCCATCCCGGCCGCCAAGGCAGCCGGCAAGCGCCTGGTGATCGCCACCGCCACTGTCGCCCTGCAGGAGCAGATCGTCTTCAAGGACCTGCCCGACCTCATGCGCAGCAGCGGCCTGAACTTCAGCTTCGCCCTGGCCAAGGGCCGCGGACGCTACCTGTGCCTGTCCAAGCTCGACATCTTGCTGCAGGAAGGCCACGCCCAGTCGGCCACCGCCCAGCTCTTCGAGGAAGAGGGCTTTCGCATCGAGGTCGATGAAAAGAGCCAGAAGCTGTTCAACAGCATGATCGAGAAGCTCGCCGGCAACCGCTGGGACGGCGACCGTGACAGCTGGCCCGAGGCGCTGGAGGACCAGGACTGGGCGCGCCTGACCACCGACCACAGCCAGTGCACCGGCCGCCATTGCCCGAACTTCCAGCAGTGCGTGTTCTACAAGGCCCGCGAGGGCATGGGCAAGGTCGACGTCATCGTCACCAACCACGACATGGTCCTGGCAGACCTGGCGCTGGGCGGCGGGGCTGTGTTGCCCGACCCGCGCGACACCCTGTACGTCTTCGACGAAGGCCACCACCTGCCCGACAAGGCCATCGGCCACTTCGCCCACTATTCGCGCCTGCGTTCCACTGCGGACTGGCTGGAGCAGACGGCCAAGAACCTGACCAAGCTGCTGGCCCAGCACCCGTTGCCGGGCGACCTGGGCAAGCTGATCGAACAGGTGCCGGAGCTGGCGCGGGAAGTGCGCACCCAGCAGCAGTTCATGTTCACCCTGTGCGAGCAGGTGGCGGACTTCCGCCCCGGCGAGGACATGGAGGGCCGCGATCGCCCTCGCTACCGCTTCGAAGGCGGCGTGGTGCCGGAGCAGATCCGTGAAGTCGGCATCGAGCTTAAAAAAGGCTTCGCCCGCCTCAACGACCTGTTCACCCGTTTGGCCGACCTGCTCAAGGAAGGCATGGATGGCGAGGTCAACATCGGCATCGCCAGCCACCAGGCCGAAGAATGGTACCCGCTGTTCGGCAGCCTGGTGACCCGTGCCCAGGGCAACTGGGAGCTGTGGACCGCTTTCACCGCCGAAGATCCGGAAGACAGCCCGCCCATGGCCCGTTGGCTCACCCTGGCCGAAAGCGGTGCGCTGTTCGATATCGAAGTCAATGCCAGCCCCATCCTGGCGGCCGAGATGCTCCGGCGCAGCTTGTGGAACGTGGCCCATGGCGCCTTGGTGACCTCCGCGACCCTGACCGCGCTGGGCAAGTTCGACCGCTTCCGCATGCGCTCGGGGCTGCCCCGCGACGCGGTCACCTGTGTGGTGCCCAGCCCCTTCGTGCATGGCGACGCTGGGCTGCTGCGGGTCCCTGACCTGGGGGCCGACCCACGGGATGTGCCGGGCCACACCGCGGCGATCATTCGCGAACTGCCGAAGATGCTCGAGGAGGCCCGCGGTGCGTTGGTACTGTTCTCTTCGCGCAAGCAGATGCAGGACGTCTTCGACGGCCTGGACCGGGACTGGCGCAAGCTGGTGCTGATTCAGGGCAACCTGTCCAAGCAGGAAACCTTGAACAAACACAAGGCGCGGGTGGACGATGGCCAGCACAGCGTGCTGTTCGGCCTGGCGAGCTTCGCCGAAGGGGTCGACCTGCCGGGTGCCTATTGCGAACACGTGGTGATCGCCAAGATCCCGTTCGCCGTACCGGACGACCCGGTCGAAGCAGCACTGGCCGAGTGGATCGAGGCCCGTGGCGGCAACCCGTTCATGGAGATCGCCGTGCCCGACGCCTCGCTGCGCCTGATCCAGGCCTGCGGTCGCTTGCTGCGGACCGAGCAGGATCGCGGCGTCATCACCTTGCTTGACCGCCGCCTGGTCACCCAGCGCTACGGCAAGGCTATCCTCAATGCGCTGCCGCCGTTCCGGCGAGAGATTTCCTGA